The Eggerthella guodeyinii sequence GCGACGGGCTGCCAGGCGGGCGAGCCGATGACGGTGAAGTAGATGAGCGCGATCACCACGTGCGACAGCGCCGCGTACAGGATGGCCTTGCGCGGCGCGATGCCGCCGTAGAGCTGCCCGCACTTGAGGCCGACGACGGCCGTTCCGAGGCCCGTACACGCGTTCGCGACGTAGAAGAGGGCGTTGATGGCCCAGTCCGGCAGCACCGGCGTGAGGTAGTACGGCCCGATGACGATGATGACGAGGCAGCCGAGGGACGCCACGGCCCCGCCGGCGAGCACCGCCTGGGGACGGTCGATCAACCGCCGCGCGCGCGGCGCGGCGCAGGCTGCGGCCAGCAGGGCGATGCCGAACGCGAGCGTCGAGACGATGTACATCGTGGAGATGTTCGCGCCGTTCGTCTCGGTGTCCGAGAGCCAGGCGGTGCCGCTGTAGGCGATGTAGACCCACGCCATCCAGATGCCGAGCGCGAGGAACGGCACCGACGGGCAGGCCTTGACGAGCTTTTCCAGAAACGCCTTCATGAAAGCCGCCGACTCCCCCTCCCCCAAACGGACGACAGCTCGAACCGCGCGCTCCCCCTGCGAGCGTCAGGCGGCGGTGCGCCCGCGGCGGTCCCGCGCCGCGCGGACGAGCCGCAGGACGACGTACGCCGCGAACACTGCCGAGTATACCGCAACGCTCGCCGTCGCGGCAATGCCGCCGTGCAGCGCCGAAGGCGCCAGCATCAGCAGCAGGTGCACGTACACGAGCAGGAAGAACGGGTACGCCAGCTTCTGCACCTTCTTCCAGGACTCGGTGCGCATGCGCCGTTTCACCGCGTTGAACGACGTGACGCCCAGCACGACGAGCAGCGCCAGCAGCACGACGGCCACGACGAACGAGGCGACGACGTTCGCGTCCATCCGCCCGCCCGTCAGGAGGCGCGGCAGGTAGGTGGCGCCGTACACGGCCACGTGGCCGAGCGAGAGCACCCACGCCACGATGGACAGCTCGGCGCGCACCGCCTTGAGCCATCGGCACGGCCGCGAATCCTGCGGCAGCACGCCGACGTACATCACGACGACGAACAGGGCGAGCGGCAGCAGGCATTTCTGGACGAGGACGAAGAACGCGCTCCACACGTCGCGCGGCATGCCCCAGAACGTGCCGGCCAGAAACGCGACGTCCACGAGCACGGCGGCCGCGTAGAACGCCATCGGGCAGGCCTTGAGGGGGTTGCGCAGCGCGAAGCAGGCGACGACCGTGCACGCGAGCACGAGGGCGAACGTCATAGCCTTTCCAACTCCTCCGCCATATCGTCGAGCACGCCGGCGTCGAACAGGAAGAAGCCCCGGCTCGTCTTCAGGACGCCGCGGTAGAAGCGCGTCTTCACGAGGTGCAGTGCCAGCTCCTCGAAGCCGTCGAACCACGAGAGCACGTGGTCGCGCAGCACGGCCTGCGAGCATCGCACCTGCCCGAGCGCCGACGCGGCGTCGCCCGCCTCGAGCGCCTCGATCGCGCGCCTGGCCAAGACGGCTTGGAATTCGCAGATGAACGACAGGTGGTCGTCGGGAAAATCGTAGCCCTCGCTCTTCCGCACGCCGTTGTCGCGGTACAGGCGGTGCACCTCGTGGTAGGACTCCTGGAACAGCAGCCCCTCCTCGCTCGTGAACACCGACTCGTAGGGCGTGGCGTAGCGCCCCTTCCACGACGAGGTGCCGGCGAACGCGCCGGTGAAGTCCACCGCCAGCTCCTGGCGCGTGCCGGAATGGCGCTTGGACAGCGCGCGCTCCATGTCGTGCAGGCCCTCGGCGACCAGCTCGTTCGTGCCGGCGAACGCGGCGAGGCCGCCTTGCGCGATGCGGTCGATCTGCTCCTGCGTCAGCGGCTTGTAGTAGAGCGCCGCCACCGCGTCGTAGAAGGCCGCGCGGCCGGCGAGCGCCGTCGCGATGCTCGAGGCGCCGTGCGTTTCCGTCGTCGTCATCGTGGTTCCCCTTTCTCGTGCGCTTCTCGCGCTTCCCTGCTCCGAATGCGCGCGGCGGGCTCCCGGCAGGCCTTGGGAGGGAGGTTCGGCCTGCCGGGATGGCGCGCGCGACGCGCGCGGCCTAGGAAGCGGCCACGCGGTCCGTCGTCACGGGATCGTCCTGCC is a genomic window containing:
- a CDS encoding ferric reductase-like transmembrane domain-containing protein, whose protein sequence is MTFALVLACTVVACFALRNPLKACPMAFYAAAVLVDVAFLAGTFWGMPRDVWSAFFVLVQKCLLPLALFVVVMYVGVLPQDSRPCRWLKAVRAELSIVAWVLSLGHVAVYGATYLPRLLTGGRMDANVVASFVVAVVLLALLVVLGVTSFNAVKRRMRTESWKKVQKLAYPFFLLVYVHLLLMLAPSALHGGIAATASVAVYSAVFAAYVVLRLVRAARDRRGRTAA
- a CDS encoding TorD/DmsD family molecular chaperone; the protein is MTTTETHGASSIATALAGRAAFYDAVAALYYKPLTQEQIDRIAQGGLAAFAGTNELVAEGLHDMERALSKRHSGTRQELAVDFTGAFAGTSSWKGRYATPYESVFTSEEGLLFQESYHEVHRLYRDNGVRKSEGYDFPDDHLSFICEFQAVLARRAIEALEAGDAASALGQVRCSQAVLRDHVLSWFDGFEELALHLVKTRFYRGVLKTSRGFFLFDAGVLDDMAEELERL